In Anopheles gambiae chromosome 2, idAnoGambNW_F1_1, whole genome shotgun sequence, a single window of DNA contains:
- the LOC133391609 gene encoding uncharacterized protein LOC133391609 isoform X1: MKMDSNEKKLSVINKLCGKNRHLQALRKSGVLYRRAAKLLKQYKESVEDIVNVVSPSELQAASTSPELFDGENTDMASSVDPELMLFQETQDLELNLSESEDEASMDDDQDIASEDDENDPDYTKMTSEEGLRYWALARSESHASLKSLLKYLRANTDLRVPKDPRTLLRTRRNPAILSSIGNGKFWYNGIRHCLTSEMRKHTAVPQTLQYDLNIDGLPLHTRSKTQFWPILLKIVDQPDWPVMIVAIYCGPTKPESNELYLRQLVDEINLLSSTGLMVGENAITLKLRAIIADTPARAFIKGVQGHTGRHSCLKCCCEGESVSQRMVFLDTSAAKRTHKGFLDGDYILHCTGSTPLIDLDEFDIILDMIVVDRLHQIDIGLTKKLLHIWYMGVLKEWKRWNRQQREEFKQRLLKQKLPFETNQKMRPIDDLAYWKGSDCKTFLHYVAPVVLEGLLSEQEYKHFMLYFCAITIFSSTEHKEHWKAAGTMLKTFVETFADVYHKKAVTSNVHSLIHLEEEVERFGPLDYHSTYAYERKLGNIKNRLIRTNYRCLEQAIRRISEFENFTGAQQNDQPFRQPFYTQRGQTITMNVRKNLKLRNDDVNDLFMTNKNVILKFVSVRQEQDKLMIVGKMFSRIFEYFDEHISSTKLHIYSVYKDDLKNDEVLLECSDVKLKFARTIKEADGNMVLFPLLNTLND, from the exons ATGAAAATGGACTCAAATGAGAAAAAACTCTCGGTTATAAACAAATTGTGTGGCAAAAATCGCCATTTGCAGGCTCTGCGTAAGTCTGGCGTTTTATACCGAAGAGCCGCAAAACTGTTAAAGCAGTATAAAGAATCGGTGGAAGATATTGTGAATGTGGTATCGCCATCAGAACTACAAG CAGCGTCGACTTCACCGGAGCTGTTCGATGGCGAGAATACCGATATGGCATCATCAGTTGATCCCGAACTCATGCTTTTTCAAGAAACTCAGGATTTGGAACTGAACCTAAGTGAATCGGAAGATGAAGCATCGATGGACGACGATCAAGACATAGCATCTGAGGACGATGAAAACGATCCTGACTACACCAAAATGACAAGCGAAGAGGGCTTACGGTATTGGGCGCTAGCTCGATCAGAATCGCACGCATCTTTAAAAAGTTTGTTAAAATATCTTCGAGCCAACACAGATCTCCGTGTGCCTAAAGATCCAAGGACATTGCTGCGGACACGACGAAATCCTGCTATCCTTTCGTCCATAGGAAATGGCAAATTTTGGTATAATGGAATACGCCACTGCTTGACAAGTGAAATGCG aaaacatactGCAGTGCCACAGACGCTTCAGTACGATCTTAACATCGATGGCCTTCCTCTTCATACGCGATCTAAAACACAGTTCTGGCCAATTTTGTTGAAGATTGTTGACCAGCCGGATTGGCCAGTGATGATCGTGGCTATCTATTGCGGACCAACAAAACCGGAAAGTAATGAGCTTTATCTGCGGCAGCTAGTCGATGAGATAAATTTATTATCGAGCACTGGACTGATGGTGGGAGAAAATGCCATCACGTTAAAATTACGAGCCATCATCGCAGATACACCAGCACGAGCTTTCATTAAAG GTGTCCAAGGTCATACTGGAAGACACTCCTGTTTAAAATGTTGCTGTGAAGGAGAATCGGTGTCACAACGAATGGTCTTTTTGGATACGTCTGCGGCAAAGCGCACTCACAAAGGATTTTTAGATGGAGATTATATTCTGCATTGTACGGGGTCTACGCCGTTGATTGATTTGGACGAATTTGACATCATTCTGGATATGATTGTTGTTGATCGTCTCCATCAAATAGACATTGGTcttacaaaaaaactacttcacATTTGGTACATGGGAGTGttaaaagaatggaaaagatGGAATCGCCAGCAACGTGAAGAATTTAAACAAAGActcctaaaacaaaaactcccctttgaaacgaaccaaaaaatgCGCCCGATTGACGACCTAGCATATTGGAAAGGATCAGATTGCAAAACGTTTCTCCATTACGTGGCTCCCGTAGTATTGGAAGGATTGTTGAGTGAGCAGGAATATAAGCATTTTATGCTTTATTTCTGTGCTATAACGATATTTTCATCGACCGAACATAAAGAACACTGGAAAGCTGCTGGTACTATGCTAAAAACTTTTGTAGAAACATTTGCCGATGTATATCATAAAAAAGCTGTTACGTCCAATGTACATAGTCTAATCCACCTcgaagaagaagtagagcGGTTTGGTCCTCTGGACTATCACTCAACATATGCATATGAACGCAAGCTaggaaatataaaaaacaggCTCATTAGAACTAACTATAGATGTTTAGAACAGGCAATTCGTAGAATATCggaatttgaaaattttacagGAGCTCAACAAAACGATCAACCATTTCGTCAGCCGTTTTATACGCAAAGAGGGCAAACTATTACTATGAATGTGAGGAAAAATTTAAAGCTGCGAAATGATGATGTCAACGATTTATTTATGACCAACAAAAacgtaattttaaaatttgtttcagTAAGACAAGAGCAGGATAAGTTGATGATAgttggaaaaatgttttccCGTATTTTCGAATATTTTGACGAGCACATTTCTTCCACAAAGCTACATATATACTCTGTTTATAAAGATGATTTGAAAAATGACGAGGTTTTATTAGAATGCTCCGATGTCAAACTTAAATTTGCTAGAACTATCAAAGAAGCTGATGGAAATATGGTATTATTTCCATTATTAAATACACTCAATGACTAA
- the LOC133391609 gene encoding uncharacterized protein LOC133391609 isoform X2, which translates to MKMDSNEKKLSVINKLCGKNRHLQALRKSGVLYRRAAKLLKQYKESVEDIVNVVSPSELQASTSPELFDGENTDMASSVDPELMLFQETQDLELNLSESEDEASMDDDQDIASEDDENDPDYTKMTSEEGLRYWALARSESHASLKSLLKYLRANTDLRVPKDPRTLLRTRRNPAILSSIGNGKFWYNGIRHCLTSEMRKHTAVPQTLQYDLNIDGLPLHTRSKTQFWPILLKIVDQPDWPVMIVAIYCGPTKPESNELYLRQLVDEINLLSSTGLMVGENAITLKLRAIIADTPARAFIKGVQGHTGRHSCLKCCCEGESVSQRMVFLDTSAAKRTHKGFLDGDYILHCTGSTPLIDLDEFDIILDMIVVDRLHQIDIGLTKKLLHIWYMGVLKEWKRWNRQQREEFKQRLLKQKLPFETNQKMRPIDDLAYWKGSDCKTFLHYVAPVVLEGLLSEQEYKHFMLYFCAITIFSSTEHKEHWKAAGTMLKTFVETFADVYHKKAVTSNVHSLIHLEEEVERFGPLDYHSTYAYERKLGNIKNRLIRTNYRCLEQAIRRISEFENFTGAQQNDQPFRQPFYTQRGQTITMNVRKNLKLRNDDVNDLFMTNKNVILKFVSVRQEQDKLMIVGKMFSRIFEYFDEHISSTKLHIYSVYKDDLKNDEVLLECSDVKLKFARTIKEADGNMVLFPLLNTLND; encoded by the exons ATGAAAATGGACTCAAATGAGAAAAAACTCTCGGTTATAAACAAATTGTGTGGCAAAAATCGCCATTTGCAGGCTCTGCGTAAGTCTGGCGTTTTATACCGAAGAGCCGCAAAACTGTTAAAGCAGTATAAAGAATCGGTGGAAGATATTGTGAATGTGGTATCGCCATCAGAACTACAAG CGTCGACTTCACCGGAGCTGTTCGATGGCGAGAATACCGATATGGCATCATCAGTTGATCCCGAACTCATGCTTTTTCAAGAAACTCAGGATTTGGAACTGAACCTAAGTGAATCGGAAGATGAAGCATCGATGGACGACGATCAAGACATAGCATCTGAGGACGATGAAAACGATCCTGACTACACCAAAATGACAAGCGAAGAGGGCTTACGGTATTGGGCGCTAGCTCGATCAGAATCGCACGCATCTTTAAAAAGTTTGTTAAAATATCTTCGAGCCAACACAGATCTCCGTGTGCCTAAAGATCCAAGGACATTGCTGCGGACACGACGAAATCCTGCTATCCTTTCGTCCATAGGAAATGGCAAATTTTGGTATAATGGAATACGCCACTGCTTGACAAGTGAAATGCG aaaacatactGCAGTGCCACAGACGCTTCAGTACGATCTTAACATCGATGGCCTTCCTCTTCATACGCGATCTAAAACACAGTTCTGGCCAATTTTGTTGAAGATTGTTGACCAGCCGGATTGGCCAGTGATGATCGTGGCTATCTATTGCGGACCAACAAAACCGGAAAGTAATGAGCTTTATCTGCGGCAGCTAGTCGATGAGATAAATTTATTATCGAGCACTGGACTGATGGTGGGAGAAAATGCCATCACGTTAAAATTACGAGCCATCATCGCAGATACACCAGCACGAGCTTTCATTAAAG GTGTCCAAGGTCATACTGGAAGACACTCCTGTTTAAAATGTTGCTGTGAAGGAGAATCGGTGTCACAACGAATGGTCTTTTTGGATACGTCTGCGGCAAAGCGCACTCACAAAGGATTTTTAGATGGAGATTATATTCTGCATTGTACGGGGTCTACGCCGTTGATTGATTTGGACGAATTTGACATCATTCTGGATATGATTGTTGTTGATCGTCTCCATCAAATAGACATTGGTcttacaaaaaaactacttcacATTTGGTACATGGGAGTGttaaaagaatggaaaagatGGAATCGCCAGCAACGTGAAGAATTTAAACAAAGActcctaaaacaaaaactcccctttgaaacgaaccaaaaaatgCGCCCGATTGACGACCTAGCATATTGGAAAGGATCAGATTGCAAAACGTTTCTCCATTACGTGGCTCCCGTAGTATTGGAAGGATTGTTGAGTGAGCAGGAATATAAGCATTTTATGCTTTATTTCTGTGCTATAACGATATTTTCATCGACCGAACATAAAGAACACTGGAAAGCTGCTGGTACTATGCTAAAAACTTTTGTAGAAACATTTGCCGATGTATATCATAAAAAAGCTGTTACGTCCAATGTACATAGTCTAATCCACCTcgaagaagaagtagagcGGTTTGGTCCTCTGGACTATCACTCAACATATGCATATGAACGCAAGCTaggaaatataaaaaacaggCTCATTAGAACTAACTATAGATGTTTAGAACAGGCAATTCGTAGAATATCggaatttgaaaattttacagGAGCTCAACAAAACGATCAACCATTTCGTCAGCCGTTTTATACGCAAAGAGGGCAAACTATTACTATGAATGTGAGGAAAAATTTAAAGCTGCGAAATGATGATGTCAACGATTTATTTATGACCAACAAAAacgtaattttaaaatttgtttcagTAAGACAAGAGCAGGATAAGTTGATGATAgttggaaaaatgttttccCGTATTTTCGAATATTTTGACGAGCACATTTCTTCCACAAAGCTACATATATACTCTGTTTATAAAGATGATTTGAAAAATGACGAGGTTTTATTAGAATGCTCCGATGTCAAACTTAAATTTGCTAGAACTATCAAAGAAGCTGATGGAAATATGGTATTATTTCCATTATTAAATACACTCAATGACTAA